From the Euphorbia lathyris chromosome 6, ddEupLath1.1, whole genome shotgun sequence genome, one window contains:
- the LOC136232587 gene encoding uncharacterized protein: MESNSANFKPNPDIEGIGNSEARVSTSLPDNGGALQSSTEYLNIAAPVGLGTETVGTSQGNEPKHDESKEPKANDQKVGKYFFYDSPLSEETGVWIPVSVPPMLESDLDEWNRGFHSNGGYFPEGDMGWDQYLAEEKDLTMWDVVAEMLLAARGKVSALASGDVHRGTFAWISSHLLEQAWQEMAQTLTEANFGNAREILEAEPPKWLADSTASACMLCGVRFHPIMCSRHHCRYCGGIFCGGCSKGRSLLPVKFRCADPQRVCDVCCVRLESVQPYLMDQVSNAAQLPTHDLTDLSTLRSWVNFPWGQSMEHEIYKATNTIQGYYKAICLRPEKSIPDAILRQAKGLAIITVVKVGMMVTYNVGTGLIIARREDGSWSPPSAISSFGMGWGAQAGGELTDFIIVLRTNDAVKTFCGNAHISVGAGLSAAVGVIGRAVEADVRAGDGGYAACYTYSCSKGAFVGCSLEGSFVTTRWRENSRFYGSQSLTATDILLGSLPRPPAAHILYRALDDLYQNIER, translated from the exons ATGGAGAGCAACTCTGCAAATTTCAAACCTAACCCTGATATTGAAGGAATTGGGAATTCGGAGGCTAGGGTTTCCACTTCTCTCCCG GATAATGGAGGAGCACTTCAGAGTTCTACAGAATACTTAAATATTGCAGCCCCTGTTGGACTTGGGACCGAAACAGTGGGTACATCTCAAGGAAATGAACCTAAACATGATGAATCGAAAGAACCAAAAGCTAATGACCAAAAAGTAGGGAAATACTTCTTTTATGACTCGCCGCTTTCTGAAGAAACTGGAGTTTGGATACCGGTTTCTGTTCCACCTATGTTAGAAAGTGATCTTGACGAGTGGAATAGAGGTTTTCACTCAAATGGTGGTTATTTTCCTGAGGGTGACATGGGTTGGGACCAGTACCTAGCAGAAGAGAAGGATTTGACTATGTGGGATGTAGTAGCAGAAATGCTACTTGCTGCTCGTGGAAAAGTGAGTGCGCTTGCCTCGGGTGATGTTCATAGGGGTACTTTTGCATGGATATCTAGCCATCTATTAGAGCAAGCTTGGCAAGAGATGGCTCAAACCCTCACAGAAGCCAATTTTGGCAATGCAAGGGAGATTCTTGAAGCAGAGCCACCAAAATGGTTAGCTGATAGTACTGCTTCTGCTTGCATGCTCTGTGGCGTTCGTTTCCATCCAATTATGTGCTCGAGGCATCACTGCAGGTATTGTGGGGGAATATTTTGTGGGGGTTGCTCTAAAGGGAGGAGTTTGTTACCAGTAAAATTCCGTTGTGCTGATCCTCAACGTGTCTGTGATGTATGTTGTGTGAGGCTTGAGTCTGTTCAGCCGTATCTGATGGACCAAGTAAGCAATGCTGCCCAGTTGCCAACCCATGACTTGACAGACCTTAGTACTTTGAGATCCTGGGTTAATTTTCCATGGGGACAATCCATGGAACATGAGATCTATAAGGCAACAAACACTATTCAGGGTTATTACAAg GCAATTTGTCTAAGACCTGAGAAATCAATCCCTGATGCCATTCTACGACAAGCAAAGGGTCTTGCAATAATCACAGTCGTGAAAGTCGGGATGATGGTTACATACAATGTTGGAACAGGACTTATCATTGCTCGTAGGGAAGATGGCTCGTGGTCTCCACCGTCAGCCATATCCTCATTTGGCATGGGATGGGGTGCTCAG GCTGGAGGTGAACTGACAGATTTCATAATTGTATTAAGAACAAATGATGCTGTGAAGACATTTTGTGGCAATGCACATATTTCGGTTGGTGCTGGTTTGAGTGCAGCAGTTGGTGTCATTGGGCGGGCAGTTGAAGCTGATGTAAGAGCTGGTGATGGTGGCTATGCTGCTTGTTATACATACAGCTGCAGTAAAG GAGCATTTGTTGGATGTTCACTCGAAGGGAGTTTCGTTACGACTCGATGGAGAGAGAATTCAAGGTTCTATGGGAGCCAGTCACTAACTGCAACAGATATACTTCTTGGCTCATTACCAAGGCCACCTGCAGCTCATATTCTTTACCGCGCACTTGATGACCTATATCAAAATATTGAGAGGTGA